A single region of the Sphingomonas sp. LY29 genome encodes:
- a CDS encoding helix-turn-helix domain-containing protein, with protein sequence MLADDLLAGATAAAAYIGVTPRAVYHLVEAGNLPAIKKGRRLYFRRSELEAAFRAAA encoded by the coding sequence ATGCTTGCTGATGATCTTCTCGCCGGTGCCACGGCCGCCGCGGCGTACATCGGGGTGACCCCCCGCGCCGTTTATCATCTGGTCGAAGCCGGGAATCTCCCAGCGATCAAAAAGGGCCGTCGCCTCTACTTTCGCCGGTCTGAACTGGAAGCCGCGTTCCGCGCCGCCGCCTGA
- a CDS encoding response regulator, translating into MSAEIAGTALLVDDEELVRSSTREMLTDLGFSVVEAASAEEALHLVGQGLELDLLVTDHLMPGMSGTELA; encoded by the coding sequence GTGTCTGCCGAAATTGCAGGCACCGCTCTCCTCGTTGATGACGAGGAATTAGTGCGTAGCAGTACACGGGAAATGTTGACTGATCTCGGTTTTTCCGTTGTCGAGGCGGCTTCCGCGGAGGAGGCGCTGCACCTGGTCGGTCAAGGCCTCGAGCTGGATCTTTTGGTGACGGACCATCTGATGCCCGGCATGAGCGGAACGGAACTCGCTTGA
- a CDS encoding SOS response-associated peptidase — protein sequence MCNDYGNHVAYAEYAEAFASLAIPIVAPLSPPNLEPRDDIWPTELAPVFRREKDGVELAQLRWGFTPINPKGRTVINFRSEGRNFEKSRRCLVPASHFFEFKGPKAPKQKWKFSLRGEEWFCFTGLWRTADDGDPASFTLLTTSPGPDVEPIHNRQMVVLRREHWRAWLDMSGPESELFAPLPAGTLNIDRVR from the coding sequence ATGTGCAATGATTACGGAAACCATGTTGCCTACGCAGAATATGCAGAGGCCTTTGCATCCTTGGCGATACCGATCGTAGCCCCCCTCTCGCCACCCAATCTAGAACCGCGAGATGACATTTGGCCGACGGAACTGGCGCCCGTCTTCCGGCGCGAGAAGGATGGGGTTGAGCTCGCCCAACTCAGGTGGGGATTCACTCCGATAAATCCGAAGGGACGAACGGTCATCAATTTCAGGTCAGAAGGCCGAAACTTCGAAAAAAGTCGTCGCTGCCTCGTTCCTGCTTCGCATTTCTTCGAATTCAAAGGGCCGAAGGCGCCAAAGCAGAAATGGAAGTTCTCCTTGCGAGGCGAGGAGTGGTTCTGTTTTACTGGGCTATGGCGCACAGCTGACGACGGTGATCCAGCTAGTTTCACGCTACTTACCACCTCCCCTGGCCCAGATGTTGAACCCATTCATAACCGGCAGATGGTTGTGCTTCGCCGCGAGCATTGGAGAGCATGGCTAGACATGAGCGGCCCAGAGAGTGAGTTGTTTGCGCCTTTACCCGCCGGCACCCTCAATATCGACAGGGTTCGCTAA
- a CDS encoding DUF72 domain-containing protein: MSVLVGTAGWSIGSAAADSFAEAGSAIERYATVFPVVEINSSFYRSHRFSTWERWRDLVPQDFRFSVKIPKSISHERKLVDCEELLTPFLEQVACLGEKLGILLLQLPPKLAFEAPIADCFFHKLVSASKSQVVCEPRHPSWLGAEADQLLGRHGVARVAADPERFPGAMTPGGWLGLHYYRLHGSPSMYRSSYRDRIGYLVERLSSEGREERPVWCVFDNTASSAAIPDALMLQNGLPGRA; the protein is encoded by the coding sequence GTGAGCGTGCTGGTCGGCACCGCAGGCTGGTCAATTGGCTCAGCGGCGGCCGATTCCTTCGCAGAGGCCGGATCAGCAATCGAGCGGTACGCGACCGTATTTCCTGTGGTGGAAATAAACAGTTCTTTCTATCGATCGCATCGTTTCTCCACATGGGAGAGGTGGCGAGACCTGGTTCCGCAGGACTTCCGTTTCTCCGTCAAAATACCCAAATCAATTTCACACGAGCGCAAGTTAGTCGATTGTGAGGAACTGCTAACGCCGTTTTTGGAACAAGTGGCCTGTCTTGGCGAGAAACTCGGAATCCTCCTGCTGCAGCTACCGCCAAAATTAGCGTTCGAAGCGCCAATTGCCGATTGTTTTTTCCATAAGCTGGTAAGCGCGTCGAAGTCTCAAGTGGTGTGCGAGCCCCGACATCCGAGTTGGCTTGGTGCCGAGGCAGACCAGTTGCTCGGCCGTCATGGCGTTGCTCGGGTCGCGGCCGATCCGGAACGCTTTCCCGGTGCCATGACGCCGGGAGGCTGGCTCGGTCTGCATTACTATAGGTTGCACGGCTCACCCTCGATGTATCGTTCAAGCTATCGCGACCGGATTGGCTACCTCGTGGAACGACTTTCCAGCGAAGGTCGCGAGGAACGACCCGTTTGGTGCGTCTTCGACAACACTGCCTCTTCCGCAGCCATTCCTGACGCACTCATGCTCCAAAATGGACTTCCCGGACGGGCATGA
- a CDS encoding ATP-dependent DNA ligase has product MDPIPPMEALLAEALPEGSGWQYEPKWDGFRCIAMRDGNDIRLWSKSGKPLSRYFPEIVAMLRRLNATRLALDGELIITTDGAVSFDALQLRLHPAESRIAKLSRETPAMFIAFDCLALGDRSLLHAPLTDRRAALEEMRTTEVEEALLLSPATVDRTRALSWLARGGGALDGVIAKRLSDPYTPGKRTMIKVKQRRTADCVVGGFRYGSKQAGVGSLLLGLYDERGLLNHIGYTSSIAEKDREAWTERLETIVEAPGFTGNAPGGPSRWVTARSAEWRPLRPELVVEVLYDQVTADRFRHGTKLLRSRPDKSPQQCTMEQLAPPLSPAQLKELLG; this is encoded by the coding sequence ATGGATCCCATTCCGCCCATGGAAGCGTTGCTCGCTGAAGCTCTCCCCGAAGGATCGGGTTGGCAATACGAGCCCAAGTGGGACGGATTTCGGTGCATTGCCATGCGCGATGGCAACGACATCAGGTTGTGGTCAAAGTCCGGAAAGCCGCTGTCACGGTACTTCCCTGAGATCGTGGCGATGCTGAGGCGGCTTAACGCAACTCGGCTCGCGCTCGACGGCGAGCTTATCATCACTACCGACGGCGCTGTTTCATTCGACGCGCTTCAACTGCGCTTACATCCTGCAGAAAGTCGGATCGCAAAATTGTCGCGCGAAACACCGGCCATGTTCATCGCGTTCGATTGTCTTGCACTTGGCGACAGGAGTTTACTCCACGCGCCGCTCACCGATCGTCGTGCCGCGCTAGAAGAAATGAGGACGACCGAGGTGGAAGAGGCGTTGCTGTTGTCCCCTGCGACTGTCGATAGGACGAGAGCATTAAGTTGGCTGGCACGTGGCGGTGGAGCGCTCGATGGCGTCATCGCGAAGCGTCTTTCAGACCCCTACACGCCGGGAAAGCGGACGATGATCAAGGTCAAGCAGCGTCGAACTGCCGACTGCGTAGTGGGAGGCTTTCGTTACGGCTCCAAGCAAGCTGGCGTCGGTTCACTTTTGCTCGGACTCTATGACGAGCGCGGATTGCTCAATCATATCGGGTACACGTCTTCGATAGCAGAGAAAGACCGTGAAGCTTGGACAGAACGCCTTGAGACTATCGTAGAAGCGCCGGGTTTCACCGGAAACGCACCCGGCGGCCCAAGCCGGTGGGTCACCGCGCGATCGGCAGAGTGGCGACCGCTGCGACCTGAATTGGTGGTCGAGGTGCTGTACGATCAAGTGACAGCGGACCGATTTCGACACGGCACGAAATTGCTGCGCAGCCGCCCAGACAAATCACCGCAGCAGTGCACGATGGAACAGCTGGCGCCGCCTTTGTCCCCCGCACAGCTTAAGGAATTGCTTGGCTGA
- a CDS encoding DUF3618 domain-containing protein, whose translation MTETTTEDPAAIEREIRRTQDNMSRTVDKIGDQLTIKNVFNALLDKADENNVDARMLVDGARRNPIALGLIAAGAIWLVSDKNSKFPSLPSKSDRTDTDDYGSFDIHHRDYVSHMSSVEQHADEDALAYQRRRDTARANFLMVERDLDEDDSSFRQRLDGLTEKFREKRHAWAESSERAQVATKEQARAAVGKAQDLYAGNPLVGGILAAAIGAAFGSALPATRQEQEKLGRLGEKARDAIDESKGQVTSRLRDKKDELLEKADAAIKPLQPENQRPGGDIAQPSGAPFIAGR comes from the coding sequence ATGACTGAGACGACCACCGAAGATCCCGCCGCCATTGAGCGCGAAATCCGCCGTACGCAGGACAATATGAGCCGCACCGTCGACAAGATCGGCGATCAGCTGACAATTAAAAACGTCTTTAATGCGCTGCTCGACAAGGCCGATGAGAATAATGTGGACGCCCGCATGCTGGTAGACGGTGCAAGGCGCAATCCCATTGCGCTCGGCCTGATTGCCGCCGGTGCCATATGGCTGGTCAGCGACAAAAATTCGAAGTTCCCATCACTGCCGAGCAAGTCGGACAGGACCGACACCGACGACTACGGCAGCTTTGACATCCACCATCGCGACTATGTGTCTCACATGTCTTCGGTCGAGCAGCATGCCGACGAGGATGCGCTGGCCTACCAGCGGCGGCGCGACACGGCGCGGGCCAACTTCTTAATGGTCGAACGAGACCTTGATGAGGACGACAGCAGCTTCCGCCAGCGGCTTGACGGTCTGACCGAAAAATTCCGCGAGAAGCGCCACGCCTGGGCCGAAAGCTCGGAGAGGGCACAGGTCGCGACGAAGGAGCAGGCGCGTGCCGCGGTTGGTAAGGCGCAGGATTTGTATGCCGGCAATCCGCTAGTCGGTGGAATTCTCGCGGCGGCGATTGGAGCGGCGTTTGGGTCAGCGTTGCCCGCAACCAGACAGGAGCAGGAGAAACTGGGTCGTCTCGGTGAAAAAGCACGCGACGCGATCGACGAGAGCAAGGGGCAGGTCACCTCACGACTGCGAGACAAGAAGGACGAACTGCTTGAGAAGGCAGATGCCGCGATCAAGCCATTGCAACCCGAAAATCAGCGCCCGGGCGGTGACATCGCACAGCCGAGTGGTGCGCCATTCATAGCAGGCCGCTAG
- a CDS encoding phage holin family protein, translated as MSSADTRPFSADEPHVIGRTATSAAGAGGDNIVDLMRELVGQGTHLADQQLSLIKAEVRESAADVKTAVGGMLGAAVVGIAGLGVVLMGVAYLLADAIDNLGLATLIVGALTLLLAYLLYRGAVSKMSATHISPDRSQRTLGRTPDALRGEL; from the coding sequence GTGAGCAGCGCCGACACGCGTCCGTTCTCGGCCGATGAGCCGCACGTTATCGGGCGGACGGCGACAAGCGCAGCGGGCGCGGGAGGCGATAATATCGTCGATTTGATGCGCGAGCTTGTCGGGCAGGGGACGCACCTTGCCGACCAGCAGCTTAGCCTGATCAAGGCCGAAGTGCGCGAGTCCGCCGCTGACGTGAAAACGGCGGTTGGCGGGATGCTGGGCGCTGCCGTGGTCGGGATTGCCGGACTTGGTGTGGTCCTGATGGGCGTAGCCTATCTGCTCGCGGACGCGATCGATAATCTGGGCCTCGCGACGCTCATCGTCGGCGCCCTCACGCTGCTGCTCGCTTACCTGCTCTACCGCGGAGCGGTGAGTAAGATGAGCGCCACCCATATCTCCCCGGACCGATCGCAACGGACCCTTGGGCGCACGCCCGACGCCCTCCGCGGCGAACTTTGA
- a CDS encoding response regulator has translation MHALIIENQFLIATHVEDCLRDLGYTSFDVVETEEASIAAAEEHCPDLITADHKLASGTGVDAIHAICADRNIPFVFITCYPKEVERELPDAKILAKPISSDALSDGVREAVEAAGKSKGGGPAV, from the coding sequence TTGCACGCGCTCATCATTGAGAACCAGTTCCTCATCGCCACACATGTCGAGGATTGCCTGCGCGACCTAGGCTACACGTCTTTCGACGTCGTCGAGACGGAAGAGGCGTCGATCGCCGCGGCCGAAGAGCACTGCCCGGATCTGATCACCGCCGATCACAAGCTAGCCTCGGGCACCGGTGTCGATGCAATTCACGCGATCTGTGCCGACCGGAACATCCCGTTCGTATTCATCACCTGCTACCCCAAAGAGGTCGAACGCGAGTTGCCCGACGCAAAGATTCTCGCGAAGCCTATCAGTTCTGATGCTCTCAGTGACGGGGTGCGAGAGGCAGTTGAGGCAGCGGGCAAATCGAAAGGAGGTGGGCCGGCCGTTTAG
- a CDS encoding YihY/virulence factor BrkB family protein: MAVQPSVSHPQTSEPPMIIDDRGRHAPSPWKMPVAGWKDVLVRTWTESASDNVGLVAAGVAFYAFLALVPLLGAIVLTYGLVASPDTVLRNMETLTRLMPDDVAKLIAEQLMNVVSTASSKKGFGLLVALAVALFGARNAAGAIITALNIAYEEEEKRGFIKVTLLALVMTAAAVAFALLAVGLITAMRVLASLIPNAPPSVLLILRVVGGVALASSAAAAAATLYRYAPSRAAAKWLWLTPGTVLCAVGWLTLSAAFGFYVSRFANYGATYGSIGGAIALLTWVYLSSYIFLFGAELNSEFEHQTAKDTTSGTPQPLGSRGAWSADHVANGADETPEISGKSPAVRGRNLSNPGVEAGTEQVPASSSSAQSYLVARATTRAVHFAGGAKISVVASVLSTVGLSMLSRRGKAKAGGMMLAIAAGLALLRRGADD; encoded by the coding sequence GTGGCGGTTCAACCATCAGTGTCTCATCCGCAAACGTCAGAGCCCCCTATGATCATCGATGATCGAGGACGCCACGCGCCCTCGCCATGGAAGATGCCCGTCGCTGGGTGGAAAGACGTGTTGGTGAGAACGTGGACGGAATCGGCATCGGATAATGTCGGTCTCGTCGCGGCGGGCGTGGCGTTCTACGCCTTCCTCGCACTCGTCCCGCTGCTTGGCGCCATTGTGCTGACTTATGGCTTGGTCGCCAGTCCCGATACCGTGCTCAGGAACATGGAAACCCTGACCCGCTTGATGCCCGACGACGTCGCCAAGCTGATCGCCGAGCAATTAATGAATGTCGTCAGCACGGCCAGCAGTAAGAAAGGCTTCGGCCTCCTTGTCGCGCTCGCGGTCGCCCTGTTCGGCGCGCGCAATGCGGCCGGCGCCATCATCACTGCACTCAACATCGCGTACGAGGAGGAAGAGAAGCGCGGTTTCATCAAGGTTACTCTGCTGGCCCTGGTCATGACCGCCGCTGCGGTGGCGTTCGCGCTCTTGGCAGTCGGGCTCATCACGGCGATGCGAGTCCTCGCCAGCCTCATTCCCAATGCACCCCCTTCCGTTCTCCTAATTCTTCGGGTTGTGGGTGGCGTTGCGTTAGCCTCCAGCGCGGCGGCCGCAGCTGCCACACTATACCGCTACGCCCCATCACGCGCGGCAGCGAAATGGCTCTGGCTGACTCCCGGAACGGTGCTGTGTGCCGTTGGGTGGCTGACGCTAAGCGCGGCATTCGGATTCTATGTTAGCCGCTTCGCGAATTACGGAGCGACCTACGGATCGATCGGCGGCGCCATTGCGCTGCTCACCTGGGTCTACCTGTCTAGTTACATCTTCCTGTTCGGTGCGGAGCTTAACAGCGAATTTGAGCATCAGACCGCCAAGGACACGACGTCAGGAACTCCGCAACCGCTGGGATCCAGGGGCGCTTGGTCGGCCGACCACGTGGCCAACGGGGCGGATGAGACGCCCGAAATTAGCGGAAAGTCCCCTGCGGTGAGAGGACGCAACCTAAGCAATCCGGGCGTCGAAGCCGGGACTGAGCAAGTGCCGGCGTCGTCGTCATCGGCCCAGTCCTACCTAGTGGCCCGTGCTACCACTCGAGCGGTACATTTCGCTGGCGGCGCAAAGATCAGCGTGGTCGCCTCGGTTTTGTCGACAGTGGGATTGTCGATGCTTAGCCGCAGGGGCAAGGCGAAGGCTGGCGGGATGATGCTCGCAATCGCTGCGGGCCTAGCATTGCTCCGCCGCGGAGCCGACGACTGA
- a CDS encoding UvrB/UvrC motif-containing protein, whose product MSDPIDALRQRMDAAALALDFEEAKRCRDKIAMIRGGATPAEVELADFEGIERQKPGAMGLGTSQQRTTPPPGWKRPEKPNLMTVGKAARRRRPQER is encoded by the coding sequence ATGTCTGACCCAATCGATGCACTTCGCCAAAGGATGGATGCAGCCGCGCTTGCTTTGGATTTTGAGGAAGCAAAGCGCTGCCGCGACAAGATTGCTATGATCCGTGGCGGAGCTACACCAGCGGAGGTTGAGCTTGCGGATTTTGAAGGAATCGAGCGGCAAAAGCCGGGCGCTATGGGACTTGGCACTAGTCAGCAACGTACCACTCCTCCGCCTGGGTGGAAGCGACCTGAGAAGCCCAATCTAATGACTGTTGGTAAGGCTGCGCGGCGTCGGCGGCCCCAGGAGCGCTAA
- a CDS encoding DUF6894 family protein, with product MPRYFFHLQDGSCIADTEGLVMKDLESARAYALRAVREMLAEDLIFAAEISYDDSVLVKNEAGATLLQISFNSAVGLPAPPRSKPFP from the coding sequence ATGCCCCGATATTTTTTTCATCTTCAGGACGGCTCCTGCATTGCCGATACCGAAGGCTTGGTCATGAAAGACTTGGAGTCCGCCCGGGCTTACGCTCTCCGGGCCGTGCGCGAGATGCTTGCCGAAGACCTGATCTTCGCTGCCGAGATAAGTTACGACGACAGCGTTCTGGTGAAGAACGAGGCAGGTGCCACGCTCCTTCAGATAAGCTTCAACTCCGCGGTCGGATTACCGGCGCCCCCTCGTTCGAAGCCATTCCCTTGA
- a CDS encoding response regulator, giving the protein MHALIIENQFLIATHVEDCLRDLGYTSFDVVETEEASIAAAEEHCPDLITADHKLASGTGVDAIHAICADRNIPFVFITCYPKEVERELPDAKILAKPISSDALSDAVREAVAAVGKTSGSQHADI; this is encoded by the coding sequence TTGCACGCGCTCATCATTGAGAACCAGTTCCTCATCGCCACACATGTCGAGGATTGCCTGCGCGACCTAGGCTACACGTCTTTCGACGTCGTCGAGACGGAAGAGGCGTCGATCGCCGCGGCCGAAGAGCACTGCCCGGATCTGATCACCGCCGATCACAAGCTAGCCTCGGGCACCGGTGTCGATGCAATTCACGCGATCTGTGCCGACCGGAACATCCCGTTCGTATTCATCACCTGCTACCCCAAAGAGGTCGAACGCGAGTTGCCCGACGCAAAGATTCTCGCGAAACCGATTAGTTCTGATGCTCTAAGCGATGCTGTTCGAGAGGCAGTTGCGGCTGTTGGAAAAACAAGCGGTTCTCAACACGCCGACATCTGA
- a CDS encoding hemerythrin domain-containing protein, whose translation MAEKQDAVALLKADHRKVEELFEQFESAKGEGRKQKIAEEICMELTVHATIEEEIFYPACEGKVEEDLLKEAYVEHDGAKVLIAEIEAGGPDDDFYDAKVKVLSEQIEHHVEEEEKRMEGMFSQARKAGLDMDALGEQLAVRKNELMTSYAKSGLPKPNFTTLDSTRV comes from the coding sequence ATGGCCGAGAAACAGGATGCCGTCGCGCTGTTGAAAGCCGATCATCGGAAGGTCGAAGAACTGTTCGAGCAATTCGAAAGCGCCAAGGGCGAGGGCCGCAAGCAGAAGATCGCCGAAGAGATCTGCATGGAATTGACCGTCCATGCCACCATCGAGGAGGAAATTTTCTATCCGGCTTGCGAGGGCAAGGTTGAGGAAGATCTTCTTAAGGAAGCCTACGTTGAACACGATGGCGCGAAGGTCCTGATCGCGGAGATCGAAGCCGGCGGACCGGACGACGACTTCTACGATGCGAAGGTCAAGGTACTCTCCGAGCAGATCGAGCACCATGTCGAGGAAGAAGAAAAGCGCATGGAGGGAATGTTCTCGCAGGCCCGAAAGGCTGGACTCGACATGGACGCGCTCGGCGAGCAGCTCGCGGTGCGGAAGAACGAACTCATGACCAGCTACGCCAAGTCAGGATTACCGAAACCCAACTTCACGACCTTGGACAGCACCCGGGTCTGA
- a CDS encoding low affinity iron permease family protein: MKEAFDRFTTGCARFAGRPAMLVLCILLAAVGVAAFISGNELFISGANISISIVTLLLLPILQATQNRDGAALQAKIDELIKVSGKARDDLIHLEAKDEDEIERLRPD; this comes from the coding sequence ATGAAGGAAGCATTCGACCGGTTCACTACAGGCTGCGCGCGCTTCGCCGGCCGGCCCGCGATGCTGGTGCTGTGCATCCTATTGGCTGCCGTCGGCGTGGCAGCCTTCATCTCCGGCAACGAGCTCTTCATTTCCGGGGCCAATATTTCGATCAGCATCGTCACTCTGCTGCTTCTTCCCATTCTACAGGCAACTCAGAATCGCGATGGCGCAGCGCTCCAGGCGAAGATTGACGAGCTGATCAAGGTAAGCGGGAAAGCCCGTGACGACCTGATCCATCTGGAGGCAAAGGACGAGGATGAGATCGAGCGGCTGAGACCGGACTGA